A DNA window from Sylvia atricapilla isolate bSylAtr1 chromosome 6, bSylAtr1.pri, whole genome shotgun sequence contains the following coding sequences:
- the LOC136363119 gene encoding LOW QUALITY PROTEIN: inositol 1,4,5-trisphosphate receptor-interacting protein-like 1 (The sequence of the model RefSeq protein was modified relative to this genomic sequence to represent the inferred CDS: inserted 2 bases in 2 codons), translated as MKSVAFLFVLVKALSQYLQPVGDVWDEETRLRMEARAKRLEWERIRLEQEVEQLSLKQVQVWQPVAVTVLLLLLLVLWFIGWKSSLRREELEEENSGANGEEVPNADANEGDDGGNEEADASRQEDSNVQEAGQGAANEGGSVPADEGGDAEDEEEAGDAALNEEDDIVNEVINEIANEIANNNDEASLVQGEDNDFDDHVGRILMERIQWPVQDLQKGCEWTTELMDNYIACFAHVLSDSFLPGPAKSHRGGSAFEGWSPXEQDVVYRVLIPMTPPRGHSFHLELDPAGQRHVRNFRVRVQLECTCSREQQADKMLCFLHHPEEELRSNQDPSLLDTLCTDSYLDVHKTARWLYQVVRAVWPALPQSHSWXLKLLPSRRSCQIQVTNGTESFRIEMLLGVQRDDSHIFVSSQPREAYTPSTTWPETYAVAETEFFKHIARQAPPDSLHLKCLQFFTRLQLGFGFSTYTTKTIVMHLLNVEPVSSWRRRDLLLRLVDISESLRLCVQAKRLNHFIVGNWRLPEDITLPRDVQMDKRNNLFHHLAQQSTAHTQAIGEYQVLRKWFKRVLLGQR; from the exons ATGAAATCCGTAGCATTCCTTTTCGTGCTGGTGAAGGCCCTCAGCCAgtacctgcagcctgtgggtgATGTTTGGGACGAGGAAACACGTCTGCGCATGGAAGCGCGTGCAAAGCGCCTGGAGTGGGAGAGGATTcggctggagcaggaggtggagcagctcagcctgaaGCAGGTGCAGGTCTGGCAGCCCGTGGCTGTtactgtgctcctgctgcttctcttggTCCTGTGGTTCATCggctggaaaagcagcctgaggagagaggagctggaggaagaaaacagtggtGCCAATGGCGAGGAAGTCCCAAACGCGGACGCAAACGAAGGAGACGATGGTGGAAACGAAGAAGCCGATGCCAGCCGGCAGGAAGACAGCAATGTGCAGGAAGCCGGCCAGGGTGCTGCAAACGAAGGAGGCTCTGTTCCTGCAGATGAAGGCGGCGATGctgaggatgaagaggaagcTGGCGATGCTGCTTTAAATGAAGAAGATGACATTGTAAATGAAGTCATCAATGAGATTGCAAACGAGATTGCAAACAACAATGATGAGGCAAGCCTAGTCCAAGGAGAAGACAACGATTTTGACGATCACGTTGGAAGAATTCTAATGGAGCGCATACAGTGGCCTGTACAGGACCTGCAGAAAGGCTGTGAGTGGACAACTGAGCTCATGGACAATTATATAGCTTGCTTTGCACACGTCCTGTCCGACAGTTTTCTACCCGGTCCTGCCAAGAGCCATCGGGGTGGCAGTGCCTTTGAAGGGTGGAGTC GAGAGCAGGACGTTGTGTACCGCGTGCTCATCCCCATGACTCCTCCCCGAGGCCACAGCTTCCACCTGGAGCTGGAccctgcagggcagaggcacGTCAGGAACTTCCGTGTCCGTGTGCAGCTGGAGTGCAcctgctccagggagcagcaggcgGACAAGATGCTGTGCTTCCTGCACCACccagaggaggagctgaggagcaaCCAGGATCCCAGCctcctggacaccctgtgcaCCGACTCCTACCTCGACGTGCACAAAACCGCCCGCTGGCTCTACCAAGTGGTGAGAGCAGTCTGGCCAGCTTTGCCTCAGTCACACAGCT CATTAAAGCTGCTGCCCTCCAGACGCTCCTGCCAGATCCAGGTGACCAACGGCACAGAAAGCTTCAGGATCGAGATGCTGCTTGGGGTGCAGAGAGACGACTCACACATCTTTGTCAGCAGCCAGCCGAGAGAGGCCTACACCCCAAGCACAACCTGGCCTGAGACTTATGCTGTGGCAGAGACCGAGTTCTTCAAGCACATTGCCAGGCAGGCCCCCCCTGACAGTTTGCACCTCAAgtgcctgcagttcttcacCCGTCTGCAGCTGGGCTTCGGCTTTTCCACCTACACCACCAAGACCATCGTCATGCACCTGCTCAACGTCGAGCCCGTGTCATCGTGGCGCAGGAGAGACTTGCTGCTGCGGCTGGTGGATATCAGCGAGAGCCTGCGCCTGTGTGTGCAAGCAAAACGCCTCAACCACTTCATCGTGGGCAACTGGAGGCTTCCTGAGGACATCACTTTACCCCGAGACGTTCAAATGGATAAGAGAAACAACCTCTTCCATCACCTGGCACAGCAATCGACCGCCCACACACAGGCGATCGGTGAGTACCAGGTGCTGAGAAAGTGGTTCAAAAGAGTACTTCTCGGGCAACGCTGA
- the LOC136363118 gene encoding inositol 1,4,5-trisphosphate receptor-interacting protein-like 1, with translation MKSVAFLFVLVKALSQYLQPVGDVWDEETRLRMEARAKRLEWERIRLEQEVEQLSLKQVQVWQPVAVTVLLLLLLVLWFIGWKSSLRREELEEENSGANGEEVPNADANEGDDGGNEEADASRQEDSNVQEAGQGAANEGGSVPADEGGDAEDEEEAGDAALNEEDDIVNEVINEIANEIANNNDEASLVQGEDNDFDDHVGRILMERIQWPVQDLQKGCEWTTELMDNYIACFAHVLSDSFYPVLPRAIGVGSAFEGWSPREQDVVYRVLIPMTPPRGHSFHLELDSAGQRHVRNFRVRVQLECTCSREQQADKMLCFLHHPEEELRSNQDPSLLDTLCTDSYLDVHKTARWLYQVVRAVWPALPQSHSWHLKLLPSRRSCQIQVTNGTESFRIEMLLGVQRDDSHIFVSSQPREAYTPSTTWPETYAVAETEFFKHIARQAPPDSLHLKCLQFFTRLQLGFGFSTYTTKTIVMHLLNVEPVSSWRRRDLLLRLVDISESLRLCVQAKRLNHFVVGNWRLPEDITLPRDVQMDKRNNLFHHLAQQSTAHTQAIGEYQVLRKWFKRVLLGQR, from the coding sequence ATGAAATCCGTAGCATTCCTTTTCGTGCTGGTGAAGGCCCTCAGCCAgtacctgcagcctgtgggtgATGTTTGGGACGAGGAAACACGTCTGCGCATGGAAGCGCGTGCAAAGCGCCTGGAGTGGGAGAGGATTcggctggagcaggaggtggagcagctcagcctgaaGCAGGTGCAGGTCTGGCAGCCCGTGGCTGTtactgtgctcctgctgcttctcttggTCCTGTGGTTCATCggctggaaaagcagcctgaggagagaggagctggaggaagaaaacagtggtGCCAATGGCGAGGAAGTCCCAAACGCGGACGCAAACGAAGGAGACGATGGTGGAAACGAAGAAGCCGATGCCAGCCGGCAGGAAGACAGCAATGTGCAGGAAGCCGGCCAGGGTGCTGCAAACGAAGGAGGCTCTGTTCCTGCAGATGAAGGCGGCGATGctgaggatgaagaggaagcTGGCGATGCTGCTTTAAATGAAGAAGATGACATTGTAAATGAAGTCATCAATGAGATTGCAAACGAGATTGCAAACAACAATGATGAGGCAAGCCTAGTCCAAGGAGAAGACAACGATTTTGACGATCACGTTGGAAGAATTCTAATGGAGCGCATACAGTGGCCTGTACAGGACCTGCAGAAAGGCTGTGAGTGGACAACTGAGCTCATGGACAATTATATAGCTTGCTTTGCACACGTCCTGTCCGACAGTTTCTACCCGGTCCTGCCAAGAGCCATCGGGGTGGGCAGTGCCTTTGAAGGGTGGAGTCCCCGAGAGCAGGACGTTGTGTACCGCGTGCTCATCCCCATGACTCCTCCCCGAGGCCACAGCTTCCACCTGGAGCTGGactctgcagggcagaggcacGTCAGGAACTTCCGTGTCCGTGTGCAGCTGGAGTGCAcctgctccagggagcagcaggcgGACAAGATGCTGTGCTTCCTGCACCACCccgaggaggagctgaggagcaaCCAGGATCCCAGCctcctggacaccctgtgcaCCGACTCCTACCTCGACGTGCACAAAACCGCCCGCTGGCTCTACCAAGTGGTGAGAGCAGTCTGGCCAGCTTTGCCTCAGTCACACAGCTGGCATTTAAAGCTGCTGCCCTCCAGACGCTCCTGCCAGATCCAGGTGACCAACGGCACAGAAAGCTTCAGGATCGAGATGCTGCTTGGGGTGCAGAGAGACGACTCACACATCTTTGTCAGCAGCCAGCCGAGAGAGGCCTACACCCCAAGCACAACCTGGCCTGAGACTTATGCTGTGGCAGAGACCGAGTTCTTCAAGCACATTGCCAGGCAGGCCCCCCCTGACAGTTTGCACCTCAAgtgcctgcagttcttcacCCGTCTGCAGCTGGGCTTCGGCTTTTCCACCTACACCACCAAGACCATCGTCATGCACCTGCTCAACGTCGAGCCCGTGTCATCGTGGCGCAGGAGAGACTTGCTGCTGCGACTGGTGGATATCAGCGAGAGCCTGCGCCTGTGTGTGCAAGCAAAACGCCTCAACCACTTCGTCGTGGGCAACTGGAGGCTTCCTGAGGACATCACTTTACCCCGAGACGTTCAAATGGATAAGAGAAACAACCTCTTCCATCACCTGGCACAGCAATCGACCGCCCACACGCAGGCGATCGGTGAGTACCAGGTGCTGAGAAAGTGGTTCAAAAGAGTACTTCTCGGGCAACGCTGA
- the LOC136363116 gene encoding inositol 1,4,5-trisphosphate receptor-interacting protein-like 1: MKSVAFLFVLVKALSQYLQPVGDVWDEETRLRMEARAKRLEWERIRLEQEVEQLSLKQVQVWQPMAVTVLLLLLLVLWFIGWKSSLRREELEEENSGANGEEVPNADANEGDDGGNEEADASRQEDSNVQEAGQGAANEGGSVPADEGGDAEDEEEAGDAALNEEDDIVNEVINEIANEIANNNDEASLVQGEDNDFDDHVGRILMERIQWPVQDLQKGCEWTTELMDNYIACFAHVLSDSFYPVLPRAIGVGSAFEGWSPREQDVVYRVLIPMTPPRGHSFHLELDSAGQRHVRNFRVRVQLECTCSREQQADKMLCFLHHPEEELRSNQDPSLLDTLCTDSYLDVHKTARWLYQVVRAVWPALPQSHSWHLKLLPSRRSCQIQVTNGTESFRIEMLLGVQRDDSHIFVSSQPREAYTPSTTWPETYAVAETEFFKHIARQAPPDSLHLKCLQFFTRLQLGFGFSTYTTKTIVMHLLNVEPVSSWRRRDLLLRLVDISESLRLCVQAKRLNHFVVGNWRLPEDITLPRDVQMDKRNNLFHHLAQQSTAHTQAIGEYQVLRKWFKRVLLGQR, translated from the coding sequence ATGAAATCCGTAGCATTCCTTTTCGTGCTGGTGAAGGCCCTCAGCCAgtacctgcagcctgtgggtgATGTTTGGGACGAGGAAACACGTCTGCGCATGGAAGCGCGTGCAAAGCGCCTGGAGTGGGAGAGGATTcggctggagcaggaggtggagcagctcagcctgaaGCAGGTGCAGGTCTGGCAGCCCATGGCTGTtactgtgctcctgctgcttctcttggTCCTGTGGTTCATCggctggaaaagcagcctgaggagagaggagctggaggaagaaaacagtggtGCCAATGGCGAGGAAGTCCCAAACGCGGACGCAAACGAAGGAGACGATGGTGGAAACGAAGAAGCCGATGCCAGCCGGCAGGAAGACAGCAATGTGCAGGAAGCCGGCCAGGGTGCTGCAAACGAAGGAGGCTCTGTTCCTGCAGATGAAGGCGGCGATGctgaggatgaagaggaagcTGGCGATGCTGCTTTAAATGAAGAAGATGACATTGTAAATGAAGTCATCAATGAGATTGCAAACGAGATTGCAAACAACAATGATGAGGCAAGCCTAGTCCAAGGAGAAGACAACGATTTTGACGATCACGTTGGAAGAATTCTAATGGAGCGCATACAGTGGCCTGTACAGGACCTGCAGAAAGGCTGTGAGTGGACAACTGAGCTCATGGACAATTATATAGCTTGCTTTGCACACGTCCTGTCCGACAGTTTCTACCCGGTCCTGCCAAGAGCCATCGGGGTGGGCAGTGCCTTTGAAGGGTGGAGTCCCCGAGAGCAGGACGTTGTGTACCGCGTGCTCATCCCCATGACTCCTCCCCGAGGCCACAGCTTCCACCTGGAGCTGGactctgcagggcagaggcacGTCAGGAACTTCCGTGTCCGTGTGCAGCTGGAGTGCAcctgctccagggagcagcaggcgGACAAGATGCTGTGCTTCCTGCACCACCccgaggaggagctgaggagcaaCCAGGATCCCAGCctcctggacaccctgtgcaCCGACTCCTACCTCGACGTGCACAAAACCGCCCGCTGGCTCTACCAAGTGGTGAGAGCAGTCTGGCCAGCTTTGCCTCAGTCACACAGCTGGCATTTAAAGCTGCTGCCCTCCAGACGCTCCTGCCAGATCCAGGTGACCAACGGCACAGAAAGCTTCAGGATCGAGATGCTGCTTGGGGTGCAGAGAGACGACTCACACATCTTTGTCAGCAGCCAGCCGAGAGAGGCCTACACCCCAAGCACAACCTGGCCTGAGACTTATGCTGTGGCAGAGACCGAGTTCTTCAAGCACATTGCCAGGCAGGCCCCCCCTGACAGTTTGCACCTCAAgtgcctgcagttcttcacCCGTCTGCAGCTGGGCTTCGGCTTTTCCACCTACACCACCAAGACCATCGTCATGCACCTGCTCAACGTCGAGCCCGTGTCATCGTGGCGCAGGAGAGACTTGCTGCTGCGACTGGTGGATATCAGCGAGAGCCTGCGCCTGTGTGTGCAAGCAAAACGCCTCAACCACTTCGTCGTGGGCAACTGGAGGCTTCCTGAGGACATCACTTTACCCCGAGACGTTCAAATGGATAAGAGAAACAACCTCTTCCATCACCTGGCACAGCAATCGACCGCCCACACGCAGGCGATCGGTGAGTACCAGGTGCTGAGAAAGTGGTTCAAAAGAGTACTTCTCGGGCAACGCTGA